Within the Dolichospermum compactum NIES-806 genome, the region AAACAGCAGCAATTGGTGTATGGACATGGACAAGGTCATATTGATTTTGCTGAATGATTTTTGTGAGGTAGTAAATACTTTTCAAGTTGGAAACTAACGATATCTTGCGGTCAATATTTACAGGATGTATTTTGTATCCATTTTTTTGTAATTCTTCTAGTTCCTTTCCTGGAGAACAGGCTATGCCAACCTCAAATTTTTGTGCCAATAAGTATTTTATCTGAGGTAGTAAAAGTATCTCTGCTGTACCAGCAATTGCACAAATATGCAAGATTCTCATATTTTTACCTGTGATTTTTGCTATTATTAGAACCTGTGGGAACTGGGGATTTTTTAAACTTGGTAATATGAGCGATACCATTTAACAAATCGCTCAATACCTACCTCAATAGAGGTATTCGGTTTAAAACCAACATCTGCCACCAAAGCATCAACATCAGCATAAGTTGCAGGGACATCACCAGCTTGCATGGGGAGGAAATTTTTCTCTGCTTTCATTCCTAAGCAATTTTCTAAAGTTTCGATGAAGTGCATTAATTCAACTGGCTGATTGTTACCGATATTGTAGTTTTTGTAAGGTGCATAACTTGTCGCGGGGTCAGGTGCATTTCCTGACCAGTTGGGATTGGGTTTAGCAACTTGATCAACAACGCGAATTACGCCTTCAATAATGTCATCAATATAAGTAAAATCACGCCTCATTTTCCCGTAATTAAAAACATCAATTGGTTGTCCTGCTAAAATTGCTTTGGTAAACAGAAACAATGCCATATCAGGACGACCCCAAGGACCGTAAACTGTAAAAAATCGCAATCCTGAAGCTGGTAAGCCATACAAACTACTGTAGGTATGTGCCATTAATTCGTTGGCTTTTTTGGTAGCTGCGTACAAACTCACGGGATGATCTACATTGTCGTGAACGGAGAAGGGAATTTTTGTATTTGCACCGTAAACTGAACTGGAAGAAGCAAATACTAAATGTTGGACGTTTGTATGCCGACAACCTTCGAGAATATTCACAAATCCGACTAAATTACTATCTACATAAGCATGGGGATTTTTTAAGGAATAACGGACTCCGGCTTGTGCAGCTAAATTAACGACTTTATCAAAACTAGATTGAGCGAATAATTTGGGGATGCCTTCTCGGTCTGCTAAATCCAATAAATGAAAGCTAAAATTGGGGTTTGTTAAAAGTTGCTCTAATCTGTCTTTTTTTAAGGTAACATCGTAGTAATCGTTGAGGTTATCTAAACCTACAACTTGATCACCTCTTTCTAGTAAGCGTTGACTGAGGTGAAAACCAATAAAACCAGCCGCACCTGTAACTAAAATTTTCGCCATAATTTCACCTCTTATAAACTCCAATAATTAATATTTACTGGTACATCCGCAGGTTCAAATATTGATTTGATATCCATAAAGATTCCCCCTGGACGAATGTGAGCAAATAGTCTCTCTGCTGGCATTTCTAAATATTCTTGATGGGGAACTGCTAAAATTAGGGCATCAAGATATGTAAGTTCTTTCCAATCAGATAATTGAATACCATATTCATGTACTGCGTGACTATTTTCGGCTAAAGAGTCATGTACAATAGGTGAAATCCCGAATTGCTGCAACTCATGAATGATATCGGGAACACGACTATTTCTTAAATCCGGTACATTCTCTTTAAAGGTAAGTCCTAAAATACCCACCCGCGCATTTTTGATCGTAACATTGGCTTCCACAAGCAATTTGACTAGCCGACTACCTAAGAATTGACCCATGTTGTCATTGATCCGTCTTCCTGCGAGAATTACTTGAGGATAATATCCAACTTGTTGAGCTTTTGCAGTGAGATAATAAGGGTCTACACCGATGCAGTGACCGCCTACAAGTCCTGGTGTAAATGGTAAAAAGTTCCACTTTGTCCCCGCAGCAGCTAAGACATCACGGGTGCGAATATTCAGGCGATCGCAAATTATCGCTAATTCGTTCATCAAAGCAATATTCAGGTCACGTTGGGTATTTTCAATTACTTTTGCAGCCTCAGCAACTTTGATGGATTGGGCGCGGTAAATACCAGCATCAACTACAGCACCGTAGACATTAGCGATCTGTTCCAATGTTTCTGGATCTTCGCCTGCTACAATTTTGACAATTTTTTCTAACGTATGTGTTTTATCACCTGGGTTAATTCGTTCCGGTGAATAGCCCAATTTGAAATCAACGCCCTGTTTTAAGTCAGATACCCTTGCTAAAACAGAACCACAAATTTCTTCAGTGACCCCTGGGTAAACAGTAGATTCATAAACTACTACATCACCTTTTTTGAGAACTTTACCAATAGTTTCCGAGGCCTTAATCAACGGAGTCAAATCGGGAACACGGTTATCATCAATTGGAGTCGGAACTGCGACAATAAAGAAATTGCAATCAGCTAAATCAATTGTCTCACAAGTAATTTGTAG harbors:
- a CDS encoding NAD-dependent epimerase, which translates into the protein MAKILVTGAAGFIGFHLSQRLLERGDQVVGLDNLNDYYDVTLKKDRLEQLLTNPNFSFHLLDLADREGIPKLFAQSSFDKVVNLAAQAGVRYSLKNPHAYVDSNLVGFVNILEGCRHTNVQHLVFASSSSVYGANTKIPFSVHDNVDHPVSLYAATKKANELMAHTYSSLYGLPASGLRFFTVYGPWGRPDMALFLFTKAILAGQPIDVFNYGKMRRDFTYIDDIIEGVIRVVDQVAKPNPNWSGNAPDPATSYAPYKNYNIGNNQPVELMHFIETLENCLGMKAEKNFLPMQAGDVPATYADVDALVADVGFKPNTSIEVGIERFVKWYRSYYQV
- a CDS encoding nucleotide sugar dehydrogenase, which codes for MNQIAVIGLGYVGLPVALAIAKKFANTVGFDINQQKIAALNQGIDSTGEVSSDELKNTSLQITCETIDLADCNFFIVAVPTPIDDNRVPDLTPLIKASETIGKVLKKGDVVVYESTVYPGVTEEICGSVLARVSDLKQGVDFKLGYSPERINPGDKTHTLEKIVKIVAGEDPETLEQIANVYGAVVDAGIYRAQSIKVAEAAKVIENTQRDLNIALMNELAIICDRLNIRTRDVLAAAGTKWNFLPFTPGLVGGHCIGVDPYYLTAKAQQVGYYPQVILAGRRINDNMGQFLGSRLVKLLVEANVTIKNARVGILGLTFKENVPDLRNSRVPDIIHELQQFGISPIVHDSLAENSHAVHEYGIQLSDWKELTYLDALILAVPHQEYLEMPAERLFAHIRPGGIFMDIKSIFEPADVPVNINYWSL